In Malania oleifera isolate guangnan ecotype guangnan chromosome 8, ASM2987363v1, whole genome shotgun sequence, a single window of DNA contains:
- the LOC131161477 gene encoding large ribosomal subunit protein eL30 isoform X1: MASGKKTKKTHESINNRLALVMKSGKYTLGYKTILRSLRSSKGKLIIISNNCPPLRKSEIEYYAMLAKVGVHHYNGNNVDLGTACGKYFRVSCLSIIDPGDSDIIKSLPGEQ, encoded by the exons ATGGCATCGGGAAAGAAGACG AAGAAGACTCATGAGAGCATCAACAACAGACTTGCTCTTGTGATGAAGAGTGGGAAATACACCCTCGGTTACAAAACGATTCTGCGCTCCCTCAGAAGTTCCAAAG GTAAGCTGATAATAATTTCAAACAATTGCCCTCCATTGCGGAAGTCTGAGATCGAGTACTATGCAATGCTTGCCAAGGTTGGAGTTCACCATTACAATGGAA ATAATGTTGATTTAGGGACAGCCTGTGGGAAGTATTTTCGTGTGTCATGCCTCAGCATCATTGACCCAG GGGACTCAGATATCATCAAGTCACTGCCTGGTGAACAGTGA
- the LOC131161477 gene encoding large ribosomal subunit protein eL30 isoform X2 has translation MASGKKTKTHESINNRLALVMKSGKYTLGYKTILRSLRSSKGKLIIISNNCPPLRKSEIEYYAMLAKVGVHHYNGNNVDLGTACGKYFRVSCLSIIDPGDSDIIKSLPGEQ, from the exons ATGGCATCGGGAAAGAAGACG AAGACTCATGAGAGCATCAACAACAGACTTGCTCTTGTGATGAAGAGTGGGAAATACACCCTCGGTTACAAAACGATTCTGCGCTCCCTCAGAAGTTCCAAAG GTAAGCTGATAATAATTTCAAACAATTGCCCTCCATTGCGGAAGTCTGAGATCGAGTACTATGCAATGCTTGCCAAGGTTGGAGTTCACCATTACAATGGAA ATAATGTTGATTTAGGGACAGCCTGTGGGAAGTATTTTCGTGTGTCATGCCTCAGCATCATTGACCCAG GGGACTCAGATATCATCAAGTCACTGCCTGGTGAACAGTGA